A region from the Halosolutus gelatinilyticus genome encodes:
- a CDS encoding DUF309 domain-containing protein: MRDRLRAGIAIYNEGYYHAAHDAWEDRWLDLESGTDDERLLHGLIQFTAAVYHARNRNWTGAIGLANSGLDYLDGLPDGYRDVRLQPVRSYLAILASDPEIIERRPPVPIDHETDTPGLADLEFEPTTIAAIVLAEELGFDEEPIERARTYAETDLAAGEDDSQFISLLFDFVREAEHRGIVSQRLSEHVERRRTRESDVEGLF, translated from the coding sequence ATGCGCGATCGGCTTCGGGCAGGTATCGCCATCTATAACGAGGGGTACTACCACGCCGCCCACGACGCCTGGGAGGATCGCTGGCTCGACCTCGAGTCCGGGACCGACGACGAACGGCTCCTCCACGGACTGATCCAGTTCACCGCCGCCGTCTACCACGCCCGCAATCGCAACTGGACGGGAGCGATCGGCCTCGCGAACAGCGGGCTGGACTACCTCGACGGCCTTCCCGACGGCTACCGCGACGTTCGACTCCAACCGGTCCGATCGTACCTCGCGATTCTCGCGTCCGATCCCGAGATCATCGAACGGCGCCCGCCGGTCCCGATCGATCACGAGACCGATACGCCCGGCCTCGCCGATCTCGAATTCGAACCGACGACGATCGCCGCGATCGTCCTCGCCGAGGAGCTGGGCTTCGACGAGGAACCGATCGAACGGGCGCGGACCTACGCGGAGACGGATCTCGCGGCGGGTGAAGACGACAGCCAATTCATCTCACTGCTGTTCGATTTCGTTCGCGAAGCGGAGCACCGTGGAATCGTCTCCCAGCGGCTGAGCGAACACGTCGAACGACGGCGGACCCGCGAGTCGGACGTCGAGGGGCTCTTCTAA
- a CDS encoding DUF192 domain-containing protein, which translates to MVAPRVWKGLLAIAVVSIVLVGLVEFDVLAAPWTADEGEVRVTGDEDDEPKAVVEVEVADTARERYTGLSDHDSLENGTGMLFVHDEEAEHTYVMRKMDFDIDIVFIDADGEITTIHHARAPEEGEDGNDLRYPGRGKWVLEVPRGYANETGIEAGDEVEIDLDSNEMAIGTIVEGDAQAEATTGDSAVAVDSRSIAARPYFGS; encoded by the coding sequence ATGGTCGCCCCCCGCGTCTGGAAGGGACTCCTCGCGATCGCCGTCGTGTCGATCGTCCTCGTCGGGCTCGTCGAATTCGACGTCCTCGCCGCGCCGTGGACCGCGGACGAGGGCGAGGTCCGCGTCACCGGTGACGAAGACGACGAGCCCAAAGCGGTCGTCGAGGTCGAAGTCGCGGACACCGCGCGGGAACGGTACACCGGGTTGAGCGATCACGACTCCCTCGAGAACGGCACCGGGATGCTGTTCGTCCACGACGAGGAGGCGGAACACACCTACGTCATGCGGAAGATGGACTTCGACATCGACATCGTCTTCATTGACGCCGACGGGGAGATCACCACGATCCATCACGCCCGGGCGCCGGAAGAGGGCGAGGACGGTAACGACCTCCGGTACCCCGGCCGCGGAAAGTGGGTCCTCGAAGTGCCGCGAGGCTACGCCAACGAGACCGGTATCGAGGCGGGCGACGAGGTCGAGATCGACCTCGACTCGAACGAGATGGCGATCGGAACGATCGTCGAAGGGGACGCGCAAGCGGAGGCGACGACCGGCGATTCGGCGGTCGCCGTCGACTCTCGATCGATCGCGGCGCGGCCGTATTTCGGTTCGTAG
- a CDS encoding dihydroneopterin aldolase family protein has protein sequence MGTDATPTDAEAACFEAGIKFGSLYHQFAGAPISPDSAPSLARAMEESIENQPHCTAVTVDVDTEALASAVASSSADYTELTGRFLEVEIVIDYEDREVVARMEMEDGYPLMRLASVRDVRRDGA, from the coding sequence ATGGGTACCGACGCGACCCCGACCGACGCCGAAGCGGCCTGTTTCGAGGCCGGCATCAAGTTCGGCTCGCTGTACCACCAGTTCGCCGGCGCGCCGATCTCACCCGATAGCGCCCCGAGTCTCGCCCGCGCCATGGAGGAGTCGATCGAGAACCAGCCCCACTGCACCGCGGTAACCGTCGACGTCGACACCGAGGCGTTGGCGTCGGCGGTCGCGTCCTCGAGCGCCGACTACACCGAACTGACGGGGCGGTTCCTCGAGGTCGAGATCGTGATCGACTACGAGGATCGGGAGGTCGTCGCGCGCATGGAGATGGAGGACGGCTACCCGCTGATGCGACTCGCGTCCGTTCGAGACGTTCGTCGGGACGGGGCCTGA
- a CDS encoding creatininase family protein — protein MNLSDATWTEVRDVETDLAVVPVGSTEQHGPHAPLGTDVIAAEAVADAAVDRTDREVVRAPAIPIGVAEEHRQFPGTMWVSAETFRRYVREAVASLAHHGLDRVVLVNGHGGNVDALREVGGRLTRSGEAYAVPFTWFEAVGDHSAEMGHGGPLETALLRHVDPDIVREDRVADARAGRADGWGEWTSYVNLAYDAAEFTENGVVGDPADGDERRGEELLDLAADALVRLLDAVAERDVSRPDRR, from the coding sequence ATGAACCTCTCCGACGCGACGTGGACCGAGGTACGCGACGTCGAGACCGATCTCGCGGTGGTCCCCGTCGGCAGCACGGAACAGCACGGCCCCCACGCTCCGCTCGGGACCGACGTGATCGCCGCCGAGGCGGTCGCCGACGCGGCCGTCGATCGAACCGATCGCGAAGTCGTCCGCGCGCCGGCGATCCCGATCGGCGTCGCCGAGGAACACCGCCAGTTCCCCGGGACGATGTGGGTTTCCGCGGAGACGTTCCGGCGCTACGTCCGCGAGGCGGTCGCGAGCCTCGCCCACCACGGTCTCGATCGGGTCGTGCTCGTGAACGGGCACGGCGGGAACGTCGACGCCCTGCGCGAGGTCGGCGGTCGACTCACCCGGTCGGGCGAGGCCTACGCGGTCCCGTTCACGTGGTTCGAGGCCGTCGGCGACCACTCGGCCGAGATGGGCCACGGCGGCCCGCTCGAGACCGCGCTACTGCGCCACGTCGACCCCGACATCGTCCGCGAAGACCGCGTGGCGGATGCGCGAGCGGGGCGAGCCGACGGCTGGGGCGAGTGGACGAGTTACGTCAACCTGGCCTACGATGCGGCGGAGTTCACGGAGAACGGCGTCGTCGGCGATCCGGCCGACGGCGACGAGCGACGGGGCGAGGAGCTGCTCGACCTCGCGGCGGACGCGCTGGTTCGGCTCCTCGACGCGGTCGCCGAGCGAGACGTCTCGCGACCCGATCGGCGGTAG
- a CDS encoding DUF5790 family protein: protein MSQATLGDDDELFGEAASEMREDVESSLADAWAELPAADDVWETDADNVLGALNGLKTSLEVGDAEAHLRDAKKWFTMGQRADAFDDADDLEAELADLEDAIEDVAEASEQVADLTSTIPALRSALENAGPADEADEEDEEAEDADADADEAEEAEAE from the coding sequence ATGAGTCAAGCGACGCTCGGCGACGACGATGAACTGTTCGGCGAAGCAGCCTCCGAGATGCGCGAGGATGTCGAATCCTCGCTCGCAGACGCGTGGGCGGAACTCCCGGCTGCGGACGATGTCTGGGAAACCGACGCGGACAACGTTCTCGGCGCTCTCAACGGCCTGAAAACATCGCTCGAGGTCGGCGACGCCGAGGCCCACCTCCGGGACGCCAAGAAGTGGTTCACGATGGGCCAGCGGGCCGACGCCTTCGACGACGCCGACGATCTCGAAGCCGAGCTCGCGGACCTCGAAGATGCGATCGAGGACGTCGCCGAGGCCAGCGAGCAGGTTGCCGATCTGACGTCGACGATCCCGGCGCTCCGGAGCGCGCTCGAAAACGCCGGTCCCGCAGACGAGGCAGACGAGGAAGACGAGGAGGCGGAGGACGCCGACGCAGATGCCGACGAGGCGGAAGAAGCGGAAGCGGAGTAA
- a CDS encoding DUF7344 domain-containing protein: MEALTSSQGETELSADTILELLANRRRRYLLYALRGQDGPIELSKVAEQVAGWEHDVPPDEVAKNEYKSVYVSSVQCHVPKLADAGVVDHDEENHTVVLADNFKQLEPYLRIVVKDEPENSTLHAALEAESDEGLLGQIRENVARLKH, from the coding sequence ATGGAAGCCCTTACCTCGAGCCAGGGAGAGACTGAACTCTCTGCCGACACCATCCTGGAGCTCCTCGCCAACCGCCGCCGGCGGTACCTCCTCTACGCCCTTCGCGGCCAGGACGGCCCGATCGAGCTCTCGAAGGTCGCCGAGCAGGTCGCCGGCTGGGAACACGACGTCCCGCCGGACGAGGTCGCGAAAAACGAGTACAAAAGCGTGTACGTTTCCTCGGTCCAGTGCCATGTGCCGAAACTGGCCGATGCGGGCGTCGTCGACCACGACGAAGAGAACCACACCGTCGTACTCGCAGACAACTTCAAGCAACTCGAGCCGTATCTGCGCATCGTCGTCAAGGACGAACCGGAGAACTCGACGCTCCACGCCGCGCTCGAGGCCGAGTCCGACGAAGGGCTTCTCGGCCAGATCCGAGAGAACGTCGCGCGGCTCAAACACTGA
- a CDS encoding ABC transporter ATP-binding protein → MSGVDWDEDDPFEEQREQVENPMKRLFFEYGRNYLGPATVGIVASIFARLLDLVPPILLGFAVDAIFKAENGKEFTDIWFVPTEYIPGNEEGQLLLTVGLIAGAFFGAALFHWVRNWGFNAFAQNIQHDIRTDTYDKMQRLNMDFFADKQTGEMMSILSNDVNRLERFLNDGMNSLFRLVVMVVGIAGVLFYYNWQLALVALLPVPLIALFTYYFIRIIQPKYAEVRSTVGRVNSRLENNLGGITVIKSSNTESYESDRVEDVSRDYFDANWDAIETRIKFFPGLRVLAGIGFVATFLIGGLWVLSAEGQAPWIFTEPLVLGEFVTFILLTQRFIWPMAQFGQIVNMYQRARASSARTFGLMDEPARIAEGPDAADLEITAGRVEYDDVTFSYDSESRGASDQSTEEQRDSGDETEVIVEGIDVTVEGGETLALVGPTGAGKSTVLKLLLRLYDVDEGAIRIDGQDIRDVTLPSLRQAIGYVGQDTFLFYGTVEENIRYGSFDADREEVIEAAKMAEAHEFIENLPEGYDTEVGERGVKLSGGQRQRISIARAILKDPEVLVLDEATSDVDTETEMLIQRSIDDLAADRTTFAIAHRLSTIKDADTILVLEGGEIVERGTHDELLANGGLYSHLWGVQAGEIDELPQEFIERAQRRQARTEIDADVGDDD, encoded by the coding sequence ATGAGCGGCGTCGACTGGGACGAGGACGATCCGTTCGAGGAGCAGCGCGAGCAGGTCGAGAACCCGATGAAGCGGCTGTTTTTCGAGTACGGGCGAAACTACCTGGGTCCGGCGACCGTCGGTATCGTCGCGAGTATCTTCGCACGCTTGTTGGATCTCGTCCCGCCGATCCTGCTCGGCTTCGCCGTCGACGCGATCTTCAAGGCGGAGAACGGGAAGGAGTTCACTGACATCTGGTTCGTCCCGACGGAGTACATTCCCGGGAACGAGGAGGGGCAACTCCTCCTTACCGTCGGCCTGATCGCGGGCGCGTTCTTCGGCGCCGCGCTGTTCCACTGGGTGCGAAACTGGGGGTTCAACGCTTTCGCGCAGAACATCCAGCACGACATCCGCACCGACACGTACGACAAGATGCAGCGGCTGAACATGGACTTCTTTGCCGACAAGCAGACCGGCGAGATGATGTCGATCCTCTCGAACGACGTCAACCGGCTGGAGCGCTTTCTCAACGACGGGATGAACTCTCTGTTCCGGCTGGTCGTCATGGTCGTCGGCATCGCCGGCGTCCTCTTTTACTACAACTGGCAGCTCGCGCTCGTGGCGCTGCTGCCCGTGCCGTTGATCGCGCTCTTTACGTACTACTTCATCAGGATCATCCAGCCGAAGTACGCCGAGGTGCGGTCGACGGTCGGCAGGGTCAACTCCCGGCTGGAGAACAATCTCGGCGGGATCACGGTCATCAAGTCGAGCAACACGGAATCCTACGAATCCGATCGCGTCGAGGACGTCTCCAGGGACTACTTCGACGCCAACTGGGACGCCATCGAGACCCGGATCAAGTTCTTCCCCGGACTGCGGGTCCTCGCGGGGATCGGCTTCGTCGCCACGTTTCTCATCGGCGGGCTGTGGGTGCTTTCGGCCGAAGGACAGGCGCCGTGGATCTTCACCGAGCCGCTGGTGCTCGGCGAGTTCGTCACGTTCATCCTGCTCACCCAGCGGTTCATCTGGCCGATGGCCCAGTTCGGGCAGATCGTCAACATGTACCAGCGCGCCCGCGCGTCGAGCGCCCGGACGTTCGGGCTGATGGACGAACCGGCCCGGATCGCGGAGGGTCCCGACGCGGCCGACCTCGAGATCACGGCGGGTCGCGTCGAGTACGACGACGTCACCTTCAGCTACGACAGCGAGTCGCGTGGCGCCTCGGATCAATCGACCGAGGAGCAACGCGACTCGGGAGACGAGACGGAGGTGATCGTCGAGGGGATCGACGTCACCGTCGAGGGCGGCGAGACGCTCGCGCTCGTCGGCCCCACGGGCGCCGGAAAGTCGACGGTACTGAAGCTTCTGTTGCGGCTGTACGACGTCGACGAGGGCGCGATCCGGATCGACGGACAGGATATCCGGGACGTGACGCTGCCGAGTCTCCGGCAGGCGATCGGCTACGTGGGCCAGGATACGTTTCTCTTCTACGGCACCGTCGAGGAGAACATCAGGTACGGGAGCTTCGACGCCGACCGCGAGGAGGTGATCGAGGCCGCGAAGATGGCCGAAGCCCACGAGTTCATCGAGAACCTTCCGGAGGGGTACGACACCGAGGTCGGCGAACGCGGCGTCAAGCTCTCGGGCGGACAGCGCCAGCGCATCTCGATCGCCCGCGCGATCCTCAAGGATCCCGAGGTTCTCGTACTGGACGAGGCGACCAGCGACGTCGACACCGAGACCGAGATGCTCATCCAGCGCTCGATCGACGACCTCGCGGCCGATCGGACGACGTTCGCGATCGCTCACCGGCTATCGACGATCAAGGACGCAGATACCATCCTCGTTCTCGAGGGCGGCGAAATCGTCGAGCGCGGCACGCACGACGAACTGCTGGCGAACGGCGGGCTCTACTCCCACCTCTGGGGCGTCCAGGCGGGCGAGATCGACGAACTCCCACAGGAGTTCATCGAACGGGCGCAGCGGCGACAGGCGCGTACGGAAATCGACGCGGACGTCGGTGACGACGACTGA
- a CDS encoding aminopeptidase — translation MDERVREHAEVLVDWSARVEAGDDVILVVGPEAHDLAVAVAEKLGERGANLLTMYGSGEITRAYLRTHDGDFDENPDFERALYERADVVLSIGGGRNTSAMADVPGETRQAYDGARTEIHEARFDTRWVSTVHPTRSLAQQANMAYEEYREFAYDAILRDWEALAEEMAQLKDLLDDGEEVRLVADGTDLRMRIDDRTGVNSAASVAYGSHNLPSGEVFTAPYATEGAVTFDVPMTLRGTPVRNVRLEFEDGEVVDYVAEQGESVIGAILDTDEGARRLGELGIGMNRGIDRYTDNILFDEKMGDTVHLAVGRAYDACLPEGETGNESAVHTDMILDVSEDARLEIDDKVVQRNGRFRWEDGF, via the coding sequence ATGGACGAACGCGTACGCGAGCACGCGGAAGTGCTGGTCGACTGGAGCGCGCGGGTCGAAGCGGGCGACGACGTCATCCTCGTCGTCGGTCCCGAGGCGCACGATCTCGCCGTCGCGGTCGCCGAGAAACTCGGCGAGCGCGGTGCGAACCTGCTGACGATGTACGGCTCGGGAGAGATCACGCGCGCGTACCTCCGCACCCACGACGGCGATTTCGACGAGAACCCGGACTTCGAGCGCGCGCTGTACGAGCGGGCCGACGTCGTCCTCTCGATCGGCGGCGGGCGAAACACCAGCGCGATGGCGGACGTTCCGGGCGAGACCCGGCAGGCCTACGACGGCGCCCGAACCGAAATCCACGAGGCCCGCTTCGACACCCGCTGGGTCTCGACGGTCCATCCGACGCGATCGCTCGCCCAGCAGGCGAACATGGCCTACGAGGAGTACCGGGAGTTCGCCTACGACGCCATCCTGCGGGACTGGGAGGCGCTGGCCGAGGAGATGGCGCAGCTCAAGGACCTGCTCGACGACGGCGAGGAGGTGCGACTCGTCGCCGACGGGACCGACCTCCGGATGCGGATCGACGATCGGACCGGGGTCAACAGCGCGGCGTCGGTCGCCTACGGCTCGCACAACCTGCCGAGCGGCGAGGTCTTCACCGCGCCGTACGCCACCGAAGGAGCGGTCACGTTCGACGTCCCCATGACGCTCCGCGGGACGCCGGTCCGGAACGTTCGCCTCGAGTTCGAGGACGGCGAGGTCGTCGACTACGTGGCCGAGCAGGGCGAGTCCGTCATCGGAGCGATCCTCGACACCGACGAGGGCGCTCGCCGCCTGGGCGAACTCGGGATCGGCATGAATCGTGGAATCGATCGATACACCGACAACATCCTCTTCGACGAGAAGATGGGCGACACGGTTCACCTCGCTGTCGGGCGAGCGTACGACGCGTGTCTCCCCGAGGGCGAGACGGGCAACGAGTCGGCGGTTCACACCGACATGATCCTCGACGTCAGCGAGGACGCTCGCCTCGAGATCGACGACAAAGTCGTCCAGCGAAACGGCCGGTTCCGGTGGGAAGACGGGTTCTGA
- a CDS encoding twin-arginine translocation signal domain-containing protein, with protein sequence MDRRRFLVASTAIATAALAGCSGPEDDGDDDGGGYDFGVQTAVASERANE encoded by the coding sequence ATGGATCGGAGGCGATTCCTCGTCGCGTCCACGGCGATCGCAACGGCGGCTCTCGCCGGTTGTAGCGGCCCGGAAGACGACGGCGACGATGACGGCGGCGGGTATGACTTCGGAGTCCAGACAGCGGTGGCGAGCGAGCGCGCGAACGAGTAG
- the azf gene encoding NAD-dependent glucose-6-phosphate dehydrogenase Azf, which produces MAQSVLLTGAAGRVGEAILGGLADEHEWRLMDRDPPTDDHPGEFVVADVTNENAVREAMEGADVVIHLAGDPRPEAPWDSVLTNNIDGTQTVFEAAVEAGVEKVVFASSNHAVGAYETDERTPDMYRPDHDYLLDGTELPRPGNLYGVSKAAGESLGRYYHDEHGLSVVCVRIGNLTKGHPPIDYERGQAMWLSYRDCAHLFDRCIRADYGYEIVYGISDNDRKYYSIDRAREVLGYDPQDNSAHHE; this is translated from the coding sequence ATGGCACAGTCGGTCTTGCTCACGGGGGCTGCGGGGCGTGTCGGGGAAGCGATCCTCGGTGGTCTCGCCGACGAGCACGAGTGGCGATTGATGGATCGCGACCCGCCGACGGACGATCACCCGGGCGAGTTCGTCGTCGCGGACGTCACCAACGAAAACGCCGTCCGAGAAGCGATGGAGGGCGCCGACGTCGTAATCCACCTCGCGGGCGATCCGCGCCCCGAGGCGCCGTGGGACAGCGTGCTGACGAACAACATCGACGGCACCCAGACCGTCTTCGAGGCCGCCGTCGAGGCCGGCGTCGAGAAGGTCGTCTTCGCCTCGTCGAACCACGCCGTCGGCGCCTACGAGACCGACGAGCGCACGCCCGACATGTACCGGCCGGACCACGACTACCTGCTCGACGGCACCGAGTTGCCGCGCCCCGGCAACCTCTACGGCGTCTCGAAGGCCGCCGGCGAATCGCTCGGCCGATATTACCACGACGAGCACGGACTCTCCGTTGTCTGCGTTCGTATCGGGAACCTCACCAAGGGCCACCCGCCGATCGACTACGAGCGCGGACAGGCGATGTGGCTCTCCTACCGCGACTGTGCCCACCTCTTCGATCGCTGCATCCGCGCCGACTACGGCTACGAGATCGTCTACGGCATCTCCGACAACGATCGCAAGTACTACTCGATCGATCGAGCGCGCGAGGTGCTCGGTTACGACCCGCAGGACAACTCCGCCCACCACGAGTGA
- a CDS encoding DUF5789 family protein, with amino-acid sequence MPDDSRELGVELGDVQDDLKNEDYPISHDDLIDEYGDQTVEMSGETTTLGELIGPLGEDEYADYGEVESAIMNMVGDEAIGRKNYSDRTPPASGEQRQDEGAPGQEGQQEQESF; translated from the coding sequence ATGCCCGACGACAGTCGCGAACTCGGCGTCGAACTCGGCGACGTGCAGGACGATCTCAAGAACGAGGACTATCCGATCAGCCACGACGACCTCATCGACGAGTACGGCGACCAAACCGTCGAGATGAGCGGAGAAACGACGACGCTGGGAGAACTCATCGGGCCGCTCGGCGAGGACGAGTACGCCGACTACGGCGAAGTCGAGAGCGCGATCATGAACATGGTCGGCGACGAGGCGATCGGACGGAAAAACTACAGCGACCGGACGCCGCCGGCCTCCGGCGAGCAGCGACAGGACGAGGGCGCTCCCGGACAGGAGGGCCAGCAGGAACAGGAATCGTTCTGA
- a CDS encoding ADP-ribosylglycohydrolase family protein: MVTSEVATGVLLGLACGDALGRPVEFRSAGEIADQHGTVTEMLGHGTHRQPAGTVTDDTDLALCIARSLVEQGGFNGNDIADRFHEWHEGDPFDIGLMTADAIREYANGTSWRDAGREVWQHRAEGSNAGNGSVMRCAPHAIAFADDSDALVQVSRLSSAITHYDPRCTYGCTVLNCTIAGYLRGDDDPLTDALDRVERDAPDELVETLRLIPDHVDESQLPNSGYVVHTLQTALYDALTADSAEDAIVTAVNRGGDTDTIGAVTGALAGARFGSESLPDRWLTTIDSREDLELLAQALATTDIDPS, from the coding sequence ATGGTTACTTCAGAGGTGGCTACTGGCGTTTTGCTTGGTCTCGCCTGTGGCGATGCCTTGGGTCGTCCCGTGGAATTCCGCTCCGCAGGGGAGATCGCTGATCAGCATGGAACCGTGACGGAGATGCTCGGACATGGCACGCACAGGCAACCCGCGGGAACCGTCACTGACGACACCGACCTCGCGCTGTGCATCGCACGGAGCCTCGTTGAGCAGGGAGGCTTCAACGGGAATGATATCGCCGATCGATTCCACGAGTGGCACGAGGGCGATCCGTTCGACATCGGGCTGATGACCGCCGATGCCATCCGCGAGTACGCGAACGGAACATCCTGGCGAGACGCCGGACGCGAGGTCTGGCAACACCGCGCCGAAGGATCGAACGCCGGCAACGGCAGCGTGATGCGGTGTGCACCGCACGCGATTGCCTTCGCCGATGACTCCGACGCGCTCGTGCAGGTGAGTCGGCTGTCCTCGGCGATTACGCACTACGATCCGCGATGTACCTACGGGTGCACCGTGCTGAATTGTACGATCGCCGGGTACCTTCGGGGCGACGACGATCCGCTTACGGACGCACTCGACCGCGTCGAACGAGACGCGCCGGACGAACTCGTCGAGACGCTGCGACTGATACCGGATCACGTCGATGAGAGCCAGTTACCAAACAGCGGCTACGTTGTCCACACGCTACAGACGGCGCTGTACGACGCGCTGACAGCCGACAGTGCGGAGGACGCCATCGTGACCGCAGTCAACCGTGGCGGCGACACAGACACTATCGGGGCCGTCACGGGCGCGCTCGCCGGCGCACGCTTCGGGAGCGAATCACTTCCTGACCGGTGGCTCACCACCATCGACTCTCGTGAGGATCTCGAACTCCTTGCGCAAGCACTGGCAACGACAGATATCGACCCGTCGTGA